The genomic segment CAATAGAGCTAGAGTACAACCCTGTATCCCATTTGAAGTATAAATGTGAAATAGattaatccaaaaagaaaaagaaaaaaaaaaccctccagtaCAAGCTTCTGTTTTAAATCATACACTAGATTTTACTATCACAGCTTGTTTAAAATACTTGGAATCCTAGAATACTCTGAAGCATTcaatttcaaactttaaaaatggagTTTTGTACAATTAGGATAAGCTGGTAAGTTTAAGATAAATtggggtggctcaatcagttaagcgactgctttcggctcaggtcatgatctcagggccctgggattgagtcctgcatcaggctccctgctctgcggggagtctgcttctccctctgccctccaccctgcttctgcatgctctctctctctgtcactctctctctctcccctttctctctcttaaataaataaaatctttaacaaaaaatttaagataaattaatggagagaaaaaagaattatgatgaAGAGCTAATGGCAAGTTAGGAGTGGTAGGCACATAAGGAAGTTGACCACATTGATCCACAAAATGGCTCCTTGGGGCTCCTAACAAAGATCAAATATTGGACTAAGAAGACTTTAGTGTGACCTAGGAGGACAGTTTTAAAAACATCCAAATCCTGttctaaacatttttagaaacaaaGAGTTGGCATTGACATTCACAGTATGTttcattttgatatttcttttcttttttaagcttgtatttttttaagtaatctctacactcagtgtggggctcaaactgcatgctctactgactgagccagccaaatgCCCCTCATTTCGGTATTTCTAACCCATATGTATATGCTTTGAGTTACCATGAATGAAATTTGGATTTTAGTAATCTATCCCCCTTCTCTGTCTTCCCCCTATAAGATGATAGCCTACATTTTCCAGATGGCTAGATGAAAATAGTGTACCATCTAAAGCTGACAGTCTTTTTTGGCTTTTTGACCCATGATCTTGGTCTTATCAGTATGTTCTCATATAAACTAATCTGCCAgaggaaaaaatgcaaaacttGTAAGCTTTTAAAGTGTTGCATATTTCTAATTAAGCTTGAGATTTTAAAGTTCCAGTggcatcttcttttaaaaataatactaatgcTATAATAAAATCCACAgacaaaaaaacagtattttttgcTACTAAGAGATTTCTTCAGGATAGTATCAAACATGACAGTTGGGAATGCTGAACCCTCaaattaaggagaaagaaatcgagaaatagaaaaacatgttGGTTAAAGCtatagtaaagagaaaaaaatgcagtgcTTTTGTCAATATGCTGCACTTACATGTTTATCCTGAGATTTACTCTTTGACTAATATTTTATGTTCCTCCTCCTTTGCAGGGGTCATTAGTGGCTTAAAACTGCCCATTTTAGTAGAAACTGAGGATGCCATGTTACTTTAACCTTCATTGGCTTCTACATACCATAATCTACTATCCTCTTATctaatatattcttaaatgttCATGTTCCTGCAGTGGGGCTCCGTACTAAATCCATCTAGGGTCTTTAGGCCAGTCCTACAGATGCAACACAGAGAAAACTGAAGAGACcaaggctttggagtcaggcagacatGAATTCAAATCCTGTTTCTTCACTTACCGATTATGTGATGTTTGACAAAATAACTTTTCCTAGACCTGGTTTTAGTTAAatttagtatatgtatatatgtattaggAGATGCCGTGGGAGGTGGGTAAATGGCTAATTCAATTCTAAAATCACCTCTTAGGGtaaaagttgtttattttcagaattaCTGTAGAAAATCCCTTAAAATATCTGTATAGTTAAAGTAGATGATTTGGTACTAAAACACTGTGCtgttattgttattctttttgtttgttttatttgacagagagagacacaaggagagaaggaacacaagcagggggagtgggagagggagacgcaggcctcccgctgagcagggagcccaacgcagggctcaatcccaggaccctgggatcgtgacctgagctgaaggcagacgcctaacaactgagccacccaggcacccctgttattgTTGTTCTTAAGCAAACTAAAATTTAAGGGCCACTATGCTAGACTAAAGGAAAGAAGCTAAAATAGATTCCTGGGCATTGAAACTGTTCTTCCTTTAAGATGACCTataaggcaggggcgcctgggtggctcagtcgttaagcatctgccttcagctcaggtcatgatcccggggtcctgggatcgagccccgcgtcgggctccctgctcagtgggaagcctgcttctccctctcccactccccctgcttgtgttccctctctcactgtgtctctctctgtcaaataaataaaatcttaaaaaaaaaaaaaaagatgacctaTAAGGCAAAGGGGATGGGTGGAGAATTCTAAGTGTTCCTGCTTGCCTATAAGGTTTTCTCCACTCTGTTTTAATAATTAGCCTCTATAACTTTAATACATATCAATAAACTTCTTTTTTCTAAGAATCTAATTTTATGACAATATTGTAACGGTTTATCTTTAAGAATCATTGATATCCATTGATTTCTTACCAGGTGGTAGGGACTGACAATGAATTATGAATTATGTCACTTAATATACTGTTTAAAGTCAGTGCCATTATAagctttattttacagatgaaactaaggcttagaaaattaatttgtttaaataaCCTGATTCCAGATCCTTCTCTCACCCACTACATGTGTACACTCATCTCTTTTTACCACCTATCCTACCACCATCTGCCATCTTTCCATATGCTTCTTAGGTGATTATATCCACTTCTATAGCTTATACTACTGTACCATTGACTCTCTGGGCGTCCAGTCCTTTTTGCCTTCCTGTTGAACTTCCATACCCAGTGGTCTGTACCCTCCCCTCCTTAACCTGTACCACCTCTGTGTTCTCAACTTCAATTAGTAGCTGCATTAGCCACGCAAAAATGTTAGCTTGAAATCTCAGTCATCCTTGATCATTTCTTTATCACCCAGAGGTTGTGGGGGATGAGGGGGAATAATGGAGGATATTTGAATCTCAACTTCTTATATCCTTGAATACCTTTTGTATCTTCTCCTCTTGATGCTTGTTATCACTGCTTTTGCTCATACCCTCATCATCTTACCTAAATAATTATAGCTTCCTTACTGATCTCCTTGCCTCTAGTATCTCctgattttcctttttgtctAGAATGTGTTTCCAAAAACCTAATCACATGTCATATACCCACTCAGAGCCATCCAGTTAGCTCCCTTCTGTCTATAGGATATAAAGCCCAAACTCTGAGGCGTGGCATTTGAGGCTGAGTATGAACTGGCCTTCACCTTGTCAGTCCCGCCACCATACATATATTGTATGTACCCTGTACTCTCTAGCCGTTtgcctagatttttttcttttaatgactcTGAGCATATTGTTCACTTTGTCTAGAACACTGTCCCCTTGCTACACAGCTACTTCTCTGCATAGTAAACCCCCATTCATCCTTGTGGGACTAATTCTAGTATCACATTTAGTAGTTCTTCAAAGACTAGCCACTGTCACCTATCCTAAACCAACCAAGTTACTTATGGTTTTGGTTTCTTAAGGCACAGTACACATGCTTTTATTAAAGTAGGTTGTATTcacttataattatttatttacgtgtgtctctccctcccctacccacctcccccaaGTTCCCCAAAGAGAACCGGTTCTTATCCACTGTATCTCCTTCATTTAGTTGTGGCTGGCACTTATAGACATTTGGTatgtttgttgaaagaaaaaatgtgtttggaaagCAACATATGATCCCAAATTCCTCTtatattaatgtttattttccattctgaAAGAATTAATGCCCTTGTCCTGAAAAGAGCATCCTTTCTACTCCAGTCTTTACTGTCCagtatttacttttaaaactctGTCCTTATTAACAGATATATAGCCACTAACTTCATTTTTCGTCTTTAGTAATTATTTTATCAATGTGTATGTAAAttgttttggttcattttttacTAATAATTGTAATAACTCAATCCagaatatttttgtgtttcatttaaattcataaacatttttggggtgcttgggtggctcagtcagttgagtgtctgactcctgatctcagctcaggtcttgatctcagggtcatgagttcaggccccatgttggctccacagtgggtgtggagcctacttttaaaaaataaataaatagtaaataaatttataaacatttttgtagagAAATATGGTAGGAAAGTCAACCATTAAAATATGTGTAAGCATGCAAATATATTACAATAAAGTTAAGTGGAATGGTAATAGAGGTCTAaggagaaaaagatataaaatttctGACTTAAAgagttcttcattctttttattaatgGATGATAATAGCTGTCAAATTTCTATATTCATATTATATTGGATAGGTTTTTAAAAGACTGAtgtaacagtatttttaaatatgctggAAATTATAACTACTTGAACTTAATGATAAATTCATATGTcaatttagaaatgtttaaaggGGTACTTAGTTTTTCTATCTAGTTTTTAAAAGTCTCTGTGGGTGTTATGTAAGCATAAAATCTGAGGACCACTGACATATATTCTCAGGGTTCAGAAGTACACTTTAGTGTTCTTGTGCAGTCCCACACATAATTTAGATCAGGTATCAAACTAAATCACCCCAGAAATTTTTAACTTGTCCAAGTTGTAAGATTAATTTATGTTATCAATATGGGTATGATTGATTTAAAGTAGTAATCCTTCCTAAAGTGTCTCTCAGCTCCCACTCCTACAGCTTAGTAAATCTTTCATGACAAAGATTTGGTTTCCCTCCAAGTTCTTCTGCATTAATTTTAGGCATCCAGCTCAGTGGCTCTGACAGTTTTGCTTACTTCGTCATGACTTTGAAATGTACTATCTATTAAAACCATTATCTCTGAGACAGATTACAAACTAAAGAAACTAtggggaaagaggaagcagaTTATTTTCCAATTACCCGGACGAAGAGCCTCGAAAAATGATTGACATTGTATTCTCTAAGCATTAAAAGTCTGGGTTCTATTAGTGTAAGAATTTTACTTCTGCAAttatgttttctcttaaaatataccttgacaaatgtaacattttaaaatctgacatagtagtccattgtatggCTATTCCGTAATTTAACCTTTGATATACTGCTGAACATTTTACTATTCAAAGCAATGCTTTAATGAGCATTCTTATTCTTAGATCTTTGTACACTGGTGCATTGTTTTCTTTGGGGCTTATTACTAGGAGTAGAACATTTGGGTcaaagaaaatgcatattttgCATTAGTAgataatacaaaattattaatgGATACTACAAAATATCCCTCTAAAAAATTTGTACCAAAAAACCCCACCCACCAACAGAAAATGCCAATTTCCCTATACCTTCCCTAACGCTGGATACTATTAGGCTTTTGACTTTTTTgcaaattcagaaaatataacaTGCACACCAAAATGACGTCACAGTGATTTTCACCTTTTTAATGAGTCCATGATTATTTTCCTCCTTAAACTACAATACCCCCCTCAGCACTCCTAAATTCctttaaactattttatattctatagcACTTACTGCCTTacaaaattctattatttctctCCCCTTACTCTAGAGTGTTAAGCTTCAAAAGGTTTTgggttttatctgttttgttcactaatgaacagtgctttgcacatgatagacacatatttttaagattttatttttaagtaatctacacccaatggactcaaactcataaccctgagatcaggagttgcatgctcttctgagccagccaggctcccagaCACATTTATTGAACTGAATGACATGGCACTTGTAAGATATACGAATTTCAGTCATGGTTGGTATGTTTATTCTTTGACCCATATGTCCCTAATGTTGCATGTATCTTACCTGTCATAATAAGAAAGTACCCTTAGGAGCAACCACAACTCCTTAGGGCACATTACACCAGACAAAACACCCAGGTTTGGCTATTAGCAGGCCACCAGGTAAAGGAAAGAAATGCTCCTTACTTCTGTGGACTCCCTGGGCAGTTGATTATCAAGACAATGTAGCCTTGCCAATGAGGGCCATCCAACCACCACCTTGCTTATTTTAGCCCTTcccttcctgtttctctcctgccaatgccgggggggggggggggggggggggggggggagcctaGGAACAATAACCAACCCTAGTAAAGCAGACACTCCACCCAGGCAAGTGACTGCCGGCTCTGATCTTCCCCACACCAGACCCAACCCACTCCCTACCAGGCCTTTGGCCCCACACCCTTTACAGTAACAATGGCAGCTTAGTGAAACAGAGAACTAAGGTTTGGTAGAGCACCAAGTTTCATTGTTTTCCTGGGGCCAGATTTTGGCTGTGAAAGAAatacaggagagagagagcaaaggatAGTGGCTGAGTTTTGAGTAGCTGCAGTTGCTAGTCTATAAAACATTAAGTATTCATCCACTCTTTTGCTGATAAATTTGGTGATACAAAAACTCTTAGCTACTATGTTATTTCCTTCACATTTATCCACATCTGTAGTATCTATCCTCCCTTTTGGCAGCGTATCGTGTCAGACGTGCACCAAATAAGGGCCtactaaatattttcattgtgttATTTTGATGGAGagacttttttattatagctataTTCAGACTAATGAGGGATTTGCAATGCTATTAGCCTTCAACATAatctggaggggaaaaaagggaaatgattaCTAGGTACCACTGGCAGGCCTAACTAACAAGAAAAGAATGTGGCAGAAGAAATTGTGTGTTGTAAGGAAACTGCATATTGCACTTAGATTCAGTTAGTGATGAGTTGCTTCATTCCTGGTCCATTCCCTATTTCATCTTCACTCCCGAAAAGATCAGCGTAGGGGTAAATTTTGATGACAAAGTTCTGGAAAACGGATAGAGGTTCCTCAGGAACTTTAGATGTTCCAGAAAGGAATTTGAACAAGAAGCTTGGTGGATAGAGCAGgaaaattttattacaaatgtCAAAGTGTGTAGAGTGGGAATAACTGAGACCAGAAGCAACTTCACTTGATTATAACTAATTTGCAGTGGGCGGTAAAGACAGGCGCCATGCCAGCATCACcactttataataataaatctttCTTCTGTGGTGATGTTGTGAAAGGCACATGGTAAGGTTGCATCACTATGGTGAAATATCACAAAACCGGTGGGACTGTCTGGAGAAGCATCTGTTTGGAAAAGGATCGTGCTACAAATTACAGCCCAGAACACCTTGAATATACAGCACAGCAGTAATCTGGAATGTTAACACTGGAAACAAATGTCATTAGCCAGTTGGTATATATGCTGGTATCTAAACAAAATACTCAAGATGAAGGTATTTGCTGGCACTTTAGCATATAGTATCCCTGTATTAGAGGAAAGTAGCAAACTGAAAGCAAACCTCTCACTTCTGTTCTTCAAGAGCCAGTTGCACCTGTTTGTGTTGCTTCCTTACAAATGTCAGCTGTGTCGCCAGTAACTGATCCTTAGGATGCTTTTTGTCATTACAGCAAAGGGATTAAAGTAGAAACCAGCTGTTAGCTACTGAGAAGTGGGAATGTTAGGAAATACTTACCTACTACTATCTCCCCTTTTTCCTAACTACCTGCCCTACCCCACACTTCCcaaatggtaattttttatacCTCATCCACCATTTAGGGAGATGCTATCACTGAACCAAATAGCCGCACATAAATGCTTTTGGTTTTCCTCAGCTGATATCTATTAGGtaattatgtctaaaaaaaatggaagtcctACCTAATTTTtcacaaggggaaaaaatttaGAACATGTAGCCTTCCAAATTGACACCTCCACTGATTAAAGAATGTTGACAAGGTCTAGATGCTTACGTGAACTCTCTCAACTTTGTTTCAATGAAAAGACCCACAAGATGATAATGGGAAAATTATGCAAGGATAGGGTATTTCGTTTTCTATAGGAATTGTGATTTTACTTAAACTACAATGGAAATATCTCAAGCAATATGCTTTGTTAATTCATTCTTGAATATTAATAACTGATTTCTCATTGAAGGAAAAAACTTAGCTGTATCCAACAATTCAGATATGGCGGAAGTGAAGTCAATGTTCCGGGAAGTTCTTCCAAAACAAGGTATCTAAATCACAAATACTTAGGTCACAGAATATTAATAGGGACCAAAATACAAAGTAGTAGGCATGACACACAGCAGCAGGCTCGATAGCCAAACATCTGTAACTATTTTGTATCCTGTATGCCACATTTACTGTCCACTTTTACTAGGTTTCTTTTAGGAGTAGATTATAAAGAActcatcctttttttccccagtaaaaaGATGACAAATGAAGCACTGTTTCTTAAACCTAGAAATCCCGTTATACTCAAATTTGCagattaaaatatgaaattttcagtgaaaaaataGTACTGTAATTCACTAATGTTAAATAAGGTCTGAAAGTGGGGAGAAAGAAACCTAAGTCAAGCAATTGTTAAAGGCTGATGGTTTAAGTTAAACATTCATGTTAATGAATATTCATTACTATTAATACCATACTTTCACTATGTAAGTATTCGTATGCACTATGTATTCTCCCAAATCTTTTTGCAGACTAGACATCTGATACAAAATGTTGTGTGTCTCATAGGTAGCTTAGAATCTTAGGTAGGAAGTTCAAAATGTCATCCTTATGAACTCCCTAGAATTAAATGTTGATATATttgaaataactgaaaacaagAGTTTTCATTAACAATGGATTAATTCTTTTAGACCTTCATTCTAGCTGCAAATCCAAACCACCATACAACTGGGCCATCTCactaaattccttctttttaaacttaGGGCAGTTGTCAGTGGAAGATATAACCACAATGGTGCTGTGTAAACCCAAACTTTTGCCCTTAAAATCTCTGACTctggaaaaactggagaaaatgcAGCAAGCAGCCCAGGATACGATTCGCCAACAAGAAATGGCAGAAAAGGAACAACAGCAAATAACTCACTGAATGGTAACTTTGCACTTCTACAGAATACCCTGCATTACTATTAACAATAGCTAGACAATAACTTGCATCTGTATACTGAAGATGGTGTGTGTTAATAAAACTGATAgtgcttataaaataaaaatacccaagaCTAATGAAACCTGTGAATTTAGACACTCTGGTTTATATTGAACATGAGCAATTAAAAAACTGAACccaaattttattgtttttttttttttacccaagtTTTTAGAACTGTAAATTACTGTTTCACCATTCCTATTACTGTTAAGACTCAGATAACATTCTTAGGCACAAGTGACTAAATGCAACTTTTATATTCAGATAATCGTTACATGTTTATTAAAAACAACTTGAAGATACATTCTAATCTCGTACAAAGCGTTTTGGGGCTTTTACattattatctaattttaaaacttatgaaTTTTGTGTTTCATATTTAAGGCTATTTTGCCTGACCAACTGGTCCTACCAGTAATGACAAGACTGTATTTCTTaaacaaatatgatttttaagaaaCCTTCACTTATCAAGTAGTCCCCTGAGCTTTTAATGATAATTGACTTTAAGGACTAAAGAATTACCGGGCTATCTTTATCATCCAGGTATCAAACACAATTAAAaccctaaaaatagaaaaaaatatggactTGAAAGAGCCCATGAGATAAATATGAACATTAAATTTGGGGTTTCAGTTCTAAGAGACTGCCTAAACCTGTAATGGGCATATTCCTAAGAATATGTTTGTTAATCTGAATATAATTCTTGGCTGGTTGCTACAATCAATAATAGACAATTTAAATTAGCATAGACTTGGAGGCCTTGCTGAGTAATTAGGCTCTGCAAAAGAGGTTAGAAATGTGATCATTCTTTAGAGAACTAttattaaactgataagaacagaacTATTATTTATTGGTAGCTACTATCTTCTCAGACACTGGATAAATGTAAAAACTTTTTGAGACTCTGAAGAATAACTTTTTGTAACATAAACATTAGTTGGTAACAGAACTTAAGAATGATGAAacgtattatattttaaaaatatcactgagCTTTAGAGAAGATCAAAAAACAAGTATGTATGCATTTCCCACAGataatattaaaagaatttaCTACTGTACTTTTGATTTAAAAGTTTgcaaagaacaaaatttaaattcaCTAGGTTCAAATATGCTCCCTTACAGGATTTAAAATTTGCTgtgtaaaataaaagtttttaaaaagacctaaaataTATGTACTCCCAATAAAGAATCAACACTGCTtcacatgttttattttgtcatacATTCTTTTAAGAACCGGGttcatttttccagttttgtaGAAAAATAGATGTTCCAGCCACCATTTATTTAACTGTCTAGTCTTTAAGACCAATCAATATGTTCCCTGGAAAAATGATAAGTCTTATGACTaactcattttcttaaaattctttaagacaaacaaataacttttttttgtttttaactcccAAAGCACAGTATTCCAACAGCAGCAGCCAACATGGGGTTTTAGCAGCTTAACTTTACCCCCTAAATAAAGCTTTGTATAAACCAGTGATTTTACTACAAAAACACTGTCCTTGAAAGAAAGGAGTGGCAGTCAGACATCAATGCAAAACTTGGAATGATTAGGTCATAAACATGGCACTTACTTACAAAAGGTAGCTTATGAGAATATTCCACTTAAGAAGTGGTTACTCTTCTGTCCCTCCTTAACAccctcaaatgaaaaaaaagaaaaagataaaaagaaaacacttcctttaaaaattccCCTTAAATTGTAAgtttataaaatttcagaaacGCCTTGTACCCAAAACAagtgcttcaaaaaaaaaacaaaaaaaacaaaaaaaaaacctgtgctAACAACTCTTACAAttcagatatatttatattttttttttataacatctaAGACTGTAAGAGTTCTTATATTCAGTAGCTCTCTGGTTTAAGACGACCTCCATCTCCTTCACTTACAAAACGTTTTCTGCCCCTGTAATGAAAAGAACACAAGCATGAAAATGGATACCAATTCTGACTACAgatcaaaaccaaaaacacctTTGGGTTCTTTTGTTAGTCATTAGGTTTTGAAGggtttcattgtttaaaaaaaaaaaaaaaaaaagtgagcataCCTCTAATTCTTTTGAGAAAGACTCTTTCCCAAAGGCTACATACATATCCTAGgatattaacaaatcaaatgaACGCTAATCTAGGCAGTTTTTAGTTAAATAAAAGCTTATTAAAACAAGTTATTGACCAAATGGAGTcatgttaaaaagttaaaatataaagcaaacatgctatttagaattttaatatttactccTACTATGTTATTAGTATTATTTGAAAACTAAACAGTGAGCCAAAGAAACACCAACATGACTTGGAATTATGCAAACTAGAGCTACAGAACCCATGAAAATAtccatgtttaaaaattttttttagtttttttctcaaATGTAGAAAAGCCATAACCTGTCCATGCAGAAACAAATCAGAATCCAATTAATTGCAGTCTATGCCCCATTTTGGAATTCCTACTATTTCAAACTCAAGAGACCTTGCTTCATAATTATAACCACACTTATGCTGTATATGTAGCTATACACAGTAGCCAACAACCCAGGAGAAATAGTTGACCAGCAGCCTAAAGCAATAAGTGGAAAACAGAGTTTGCTCAGGATTAGCCCTCATTCTCTGACCATAAACCAACATGCACAAGCATTCAAGACCACATACAAATGTGCACTTCACCCAAATAAGCTAATGGGTAGAGGATAAAAAGTCACAGTTCTATGGCAAACAAAGAACATTTAGGTATCTCCTCAACTGATCCTTAGAGTAAAGCCACAATAGAAATGACCAGTTAGACTTCTGAACAGAAGCTGAGAAGTTTAAAAAGCTAGTGCCAAGGTGTTGACCCCTTTTCATACTAAGTCTAAGTGGAAATCAGCTACATTTTCCTGCACATAAAGGCTTCAGACTATAATATTAGAGACTGAGATGGGGAACAAAGCAGTAAGTATCAAGAACCTTACCAAAGCTGACAGTATTTACTGATGTATACCACTTGGCACATAAATGATGCCATCACCAAGCAGAGatctatgtatgtatttttagagatctgtattttaaaacatttttatcagagCCATTAAACTctatcttcctccttctctctcaacgGCATCTAAACTTTCTAGAGGAAAAGACACTACTAGGAACTATTTTTTCTAAGACTTAATTCTCACAATcaacttcaataaaaacaaagctttgcaattttttcagattaaaaattacaaaaacttaAAATGCACATAAAGCAGACATACACCATACTCAAGTTTAGCTATTACTAACATATCTATTTATAAACTTCATTATAAGCTTCATTTTAACCACAAAAAAAACTCAGCAACTCCTAAAGAGTTACGATTCTAGTAGCACAAATATATCATCTCCAAGGAATCACACACATCCACTTTGAATGAGATAAGATCCAATTAGCCTTAATTCTCCATTccatgaaggagaaaaaggaagttagTTACATGGAGTACAGGAATGAGCCTAGATCTTTGAAGCCAGGAAAGGTCTGGAttcatccttggcctctaccatGTGTGACCTTAGGAAAAGTATACTACACTTCCTTAAACCTCAATTTTCTCCTCTTATTGGTGATAATATCTATTCTGAAATAATATTTCAAGtacttagaacagagcctggtacACAGAACTACTACACAAAGCTAGTTTCCTTCCAGTGAACAAGGGCTTCATGAAGTAGCCCTGTATAGATTTACAAGGGGGCAAAATAAGCTTTGCCCTTGTTTTTccataaactcaaaatagatcattttCATTCTTGAGTGGCTTTAGGGGAGATGTTATTTTTCTGACAGAATTCCAGAATTTTTCTGGAATGACAGAAAATTAGCTTAGCCTTCCCAAGCACTCAGCCAGTATCTTAtgtgaaaaaagtaataaagtacCTTGAAGGACAAAGATCTCTGAGTTGTTTGGAAATTATTCCAGCCTGAAAACATTCTTCTACAAATCGCTCAAGCACAGAGTATGAATGTGGGACATCCAGATTAATGTCTGGAATTTCATTGTAAATTCTCTCATAaccctaaaacaataaaattatatacagaatGTTAGCCCGTATGAAATACATAATGCCATACAACCCATCATTGTCATCAAGCTGCATTTAAGGCCTTAACTGTTCATAAAATTAGAATGAAGTCAGATCTGATCCTTGAAAAGTATAGACAGCAGGTATATTTGTTATAGAATGTCTTCTTTAAAACTTCTCTCAAAAGAGTTTAGGTAGACATCCATCAGACACTGGACATACTTCTTCACCATCTACTTCTCTATATACATTTACTAGACTTCTAAAAAATATAAGGCAAGTAAGAACCTCACCaatattttaaatcagaataaattaaatactttaaagtATATTTGTTAAAA from the Halichoerus grypus chromosome 7, mHalGry1.hap1.1, whole genome shotgun sequence genome contains:
- the BBIP1 gene encoding BBSome-interacting protein 1 → MAEVKSMFREVLPKQGQLSVEDITTMVLCKPKLLPLKSLTLEKLEKMQQAAQDTIRQQEMAEKEQQQITH